A single genomic interval of Carassius gibelio isolate Cgi1373 ecotype wild population from Czech Republic chromosome A22, carGib1.2-hapl.c, whole genome shotgun sequence harbors:
- the ptprc gene encoding receptor-type tyrosine-protein phosphatase C isoform X25 gives MARFFALGPLVLVLCLVLSSSPSPTHMTPQDTESKETDAGKNGADSQTNLPTPTTSPNTSANTSGDLQTNLSTPTTSPNTSANTSGDTTGIKCQYSLMESVNKTTVHIQGSENQNYTIRIKEKQTEIHVQEIFNKTAFDILFDGLKPCTVYSIIVDGCESNGNKTFISSKNGETVPVTVVKNVTENKVCLEGQFNGIKWNLTECVEITEHNSCASKHTIKLDQCTYTMNVELPPVKPKIRFNATIPSKFEWTNKPEKCKALLNISCTLDQWKKTYALNDSVSLLPQQKYNCTGEYPYKNYSIKSNSLSINIQCDLKKNARIIDVAYNSFIISWNAPEKDNCSNIIWSNYLVACETNEKVECTQEKGDSTNCTFKDLKPFTYYTCVITAQHDGHQYTIFSEGHKTLSAKPKLNAFTIQKTSHNSINIKCNDIINNWNGDPGLFEAVIKYNGIPVTHPEKPKKSCRFSFSDLHYLTTYDIEVKATNDQGHSTVIHETFTTNYNDKAVIGILVFLIIVTSIALLFVLFKLYLLRKKRNAEDEQILLTPAPLRRVEPIPAAGLVEAYKNKIADEGRLFMDEFQSIPRIFSNYTIKEAKKPDNQYKNRYVDILPYDYNRVTLSTGGEDNYINASFIEGYREAKKYIAAQGPKDETVVDFWRMVWEQKSSIIVMVTRCEEGNKIKCAQYWPSPDREAEIFDEFVVQLRSEEHCPDYIIRRLILTNKQEKASEREVTHIQFISWPDHGVPGDPSLLLKLRRRVNSFKNFFSGPVVVHCSAGVGRTGTYMGIDAMIESLEAEGRVDIYGFVAKLRRQRCLMVQVETQYILIHTALIEYNQFGDTEIPLSEFHSVLKTLRQKNGSNNSSLELEFQKLPKFKKWRTNNTGSSEENKKKNRDSAVIPYDFNRVIFRLDIEGNQTSDPEDEDEYTSDEEDESDEYINASFIDGYWCNKSLIAAQGPLPNTVEEFLLMLYQQQTKTLVMLTDCQEDGKDFCFQYWGDEKKTYGDMEIEVKKTESFPTYVRRHLEIQSLKKKEVLEVDQYQFLKWKGRELPEDPQELIEMARIIRENGKYDNSKMNRNVPIVVHCHNGSSRTGIFCALWNLLDSAYTEKLVDVLQVVKNLRKMRQGIVETIEQYQFLYAALEGAFPVQNGAVKTPSAKDTAQVINETTALLTEPNSTSGADQKEAGESSEREAKESSTAEAPPAEGDREKPSPEAQTNGPAGGDD, from the exons ACTCTCAAACAAATCTCCCCACTCCCACCACTTCACCAAACACATCTGCAAATACCTCTGGAG ACCTTCAAACAAATCTCTCCACTCCCACCACTTCACCAAACACATCTGCAAATACCTCTGGAG ATACCACAGGAATCAAAT GTCAATACAGCCTAATGGAGAGTGTGAACAAAACAACAGTCCATATCCAAGGCTCTGAGAACCAAAATTACACAATCAGGATAAAGGAGAAGCAGACTGAGATCCATGTCCAAGAAATATTTAACAAAACTGCCTTTGATATACTGTTTGATGGGTTAAAACCATGCACTGTGTACAGCATCATTGTAGATGGCTGCGAATCCAATGGAAACAAGACTTTTATTTCTAGTA AAAATGGAGAAACGGTTCCAGTAACAGTTGTGAAGAATGTGACAGAGAATAAAGTGTGTTTGGAAGGACAGTTCAATGGTATTAAATGGAATCTGACTGAATGTGTTGAAATAACTGAGCACAACTCTTGCGCATCCAAACACACCATTAAACTGGACCAGTGTACCTACACAATGAATGTTGAATTGCCCCCAG TCAAACCTAAAATACGGTTCAATGCAACTATTCCCTCCAAGTTTGAATGGACtaataaaccagaaaaatgtaaagcttTGCTTAACATCAGTTGCACCCTTGACC aatggaaaaaaacGTATGCTTTAAATGACAGTGTGTCATTATTACCCCAACAAAAGTACAACTGCACTGGAGAATACCCTTATAAGAACTACTCCATTAAGAGTAATTCTCTCTCCATTAACATACAATGTG ATTTGAAAAAGAATGCAAGAATTATAGATGTAGCCTACAACTCCTTTATTATATCCTGGAATGCACCAGAGAAAGATAACTGTTCAAATATTATTTGGAGTAATTATTTAGTCGCTTGTGAAACCAATGAAAAAG TGGAATGTACACAAGAAAAAGGTGACAGCACAAACTGcacttttaaagatttaaaaccATTTACCTACTATACATGTGTAATTACTGCACAGCATGATGGCCATCAGTACACCATTTTCTCAGAGGGACATAAAACATTGTCTGCCA AGCCCAAATTGAATGCATTTACAATACAAAAGACTTCTCACAAttctattaatataaaatgtaatgatatcATAAATAACTGGAATGGAGACCCTGGCCTTTTTGAAGCCGTAATCAAATACAACGGAATTCCTGTAACGCATCCTGAAAAACCAAAGAAATCTTGCCGGTTTTCATTCTCAGATCTTCACTACCTTACCACCTATGATATTGAG GTTAAAGCCACAAATGATCAAGGACATTCGACTGTCATTCATGAAACCTTTACTACTAACT ACAACGACAAGGCTGTCATTGGTATCCTGGTTTTCCTGATTATTGTGACATCAATTGCGTTGCTCTTTGTGCTGTTCAAATTGTACCTTCTCAGAAAAAAGCG GAACGCTGAGGATGAACAGATTCTCCTTACAC CTGCACCCCTGCGCAGAGTTGAGCCCATCCCAGCCGCCGGTTTAGTGGAGGCGTACAAGAACAAGATCGCTGATGAGGGCCGTCTGTTTATGGATGAGTTTCAG AGCATTCCCCGGATTTTCTCCAATTACACCATCAAAGAAGCCAAGAAACCGGACAACCAGTACAAGAACCGCTACGTTGACATTCTGCCCT ATGACTATAATCGGGTAACTCTCTCAACCGGAGGTGAAGACAACTACATCAACGCCAGCTTTATCGAG GGATATCGAGAGGCAAAGAAATACATTGCAGCCCAAG GACCCAAGGATGAGACGGTGGTTGATTTCTGGCGGATGGTTTGGGAGCAAAAGTCATCTATTATTGTCATGGTCACTCGCTGTGAGGAAGGAAACAAG ATCAAATGTGCTCAGTACTGGCCGTCTCCGGACAGAGAGGCTGAGATCTTTGATGAATTCGTAGTGCAACTCCGATCTGAGGAACACTGTCCTGATTACATTATTCGCCGTCTGATCCTGACCAAT aagcaAGAGAAGGCATCAGAAAGAGAGGTCACTCATATCCAGTTCATCAGCTGGCCGGACCATGGTGTGCCGGGAGACCCCAGCCTGCTTCTGAAGCTCAGGAGAAGAGTCAACTCCTTCAAGAACTTCTTCAGTGGCCCCGTGGTGGTCCACTGCAG TGCAGGGGTCGGCCGCACAGGAACGTATATGGGCATTGATGCAATGATTGAATCTCTCGAGGCAGAAGGCAGAGTGGACATCTATGGATTCGTAGCGAAACTACGTCGCCAGCGTTGCCTCATGGTTCAAGTGgag ACCCAGTACATACTGATCCACACAGCTCTGATCGAGTACAATCAGTTTGGAGACACAGAGATCCCTCTGTCTGAATTCCACTCCGTGCTCAAGACCCTCAGGCAGAAAAACGGCAGTAACAATAGTTCGCTTGAACTGGAGTTCCAG AAACTCCCTAAATTTAAAAAATGGAGAACAAATAACACGGGAAGCAGTGAGGAGAACAAGAAGAAGAACCGCGACTCAGCTGTTATCCCAT ACGACTTTAACAGAGTCATATTTAGACTGGACATTGAGGGCAACCAGACCAGTGACCCCGAGGATGAGGACGAGTATACATCAGACGAGGAAGATGAATCAGACGAATACATCAACGCCTCATTCATTGAT GGCTACTGGTGTAATAAGAGTCTGATCGCAGCACAGGGGCCTTTACCAAACACCGTGGAAGAGTTTCTGCTCATGCTGTACCAGCAACAAACTAAAACACTGGTCATGCTCACAGACTGCCAGGAGGACGGCAAG GACTTCTGTTTCCAGTATTGGGGAGATGAAAAGAAAACGTATGGAGACATGGAGATTGAGGTAAAAAAGACCGAATCCTTCCCAACGTACGTGAGACGGCATCTGGAGATCCAGTCCTTGAAG AAGAAAGAGGTCCTGGAGGTGGATCAGTACCAGTTCCTGAAATGGAAAGGCCGTGAGCTCCCGGAAGACCCTCAGGAGTTGATCGAGATGGCACGGATCATCCGAGAGAACGGCAAATACGACAACAGCAAGATGAACCGGAATGTGCCCATAGTGGTGCACTGCCA CAACGGCTCATCCCGTACCGGAATCTTCTGTGCCTTGTGGAATCTCCTGGACAGCGCCTACACGGAGAAGCTGGTGGACGTCTTACAAGTGGTCAAAAACCTGCGCAAGATGAGGCAGGGGATTGTGGAAACAATC GAGCAGTATCAGTTCCTCTACGCGGCTCTGGAGGGCGCTTTCCCGGTGCAGAACGGTGCCGTGAAGACGCCCTCCGCGAAGGACACCGCGCAGGTCATCAACGAAACGACGGCGCTCCTCACCGAGCCCAACAGCACTTCCGGTGCTGACCAGAAGGAGGCGGGAGAGAGCAGTGAGCGGGAGGCCAAGGAGAGCAGCACTGCTGAGGCTCCACCAGCAGAGGGAGACCGAGAGAAACCCTCACCCGAGGCCCAGACCAACGGCCCTGCTGGAGGAGACGATTAA
- the ptprc gene encoding receptor-type tyrosine-protein phosphatase C isoform X12, protein MARFFALGPLVLVLCLVLSSSPSPTHMTPQDTESKETDAGKNGADSQTNLPTPTTSPNTSANTSGGNSSECKNPNCTSISPTRTSSQQQITSTTADLQTNLSTPTTSPNTSANTSGDTTGIKCQYSLMESVNKTTVHIQGSENQNYTIRIKEKQTEIHVQEIFNKTAFDILFDGLKPCTVYSIIVDGCESNGNKTFISSKNGETVPVTVVKNVTENKVCLEGQFNGIKWNLTECVEITEHNSCASKHTIKLDQCTYTMNVELPPVKPKIRFNATIPSKFEWTNKPEKCKALLNISCTLDQWKKTYALNDSVSLLPQQKYNCTGEYPYKNYSIKSNSLSINIQCDLKKNARIIDVAYNSFIISWNAPEKDNCSNIIWSNYLVACETNEKVECTQEKGDSTNCTFKDLKPFTYYTCVITAQHDGHQYTIFSEGHKTLSAKPKLNAFTIQKTSHNSINIKCNDIINNWNGDPGLFEAVIKYNGIPVTHPEKPKKSCRFSFSDLHYLTTYDIEVKATNDQGHSTVIHETFTTNYNDKAVIGILVFLIIVTSIALLFVLFKLYLLRKKRNAEDEQILLTPAPLRRVEPIPAAGLVEAYKNKIADEGRLFMDEFQSIPRIFSNYTIKEAKKPDNQYKNRYVDILPYDYNRVTLSTGGEDNYINASFIEGYREAKKYIAAQGPKDETVVDFWRMVWEQKSSIIVMVTRCEEGNKIKCAQYWPSPDREAEIFDEFVVQLRSEEHCPDYIIRRLILTNKQEKASEREVTHIQFISWPDHGVPGDPSLLLKLRRRVNSFKNFFSGPVVVHCSAGVGRTGTYMGIDAMIESLEAEGRVDIYGFVAKLRRQRCLMVQVETQYILIHTALIEYNQFGDTEIPLSEFHSVLKTLRQKNGSNNSSLELEFQKLPKFKKWRTNNTGSSEENKKKNRDSAVIPYDFNRVIFRLDIEGNQTSDPEDEDEYTSDEEDESDEYINASFIDGYWCNKSLIAAQGPLPNTVEEFLLMLYQQQTKTLVMLTDCQEDGKDFCFQYWGDEKKTYGDMEIEVKKTESFPTYVRRHLEIQSLKKKEVLEVDQYQFLKWKGRELPEDPQELIEMARIIRENGKYDNSKMNRNVPIVVHCHNGSSRTGIFCALWNLLDSAYTEKLVDVLQVVKNLRKMRQGIVETIEQYQFLYAALEGAFPVQNGAVKTPSAKDTAQVINETTALLTEPNSTSGADQKEAGESSEREAKESSTAEAPPAEGDREKPSPEAQTNGPAGGDD, encoded by the exons ACTCTCAAACAAATCTCCCCACTCCCACCACTTCACCAAACACATCTGCAAATACCTCTGGAG GAAACAGTTCTGAATGTAAAAACCCAAACTGCACATCAATCTCACCCACACGCACCTCCTCACAACAACAAATCACCAGCACCACTGCAG ACCTTCAAACAAATCTCTCCACTCCCACCACTTCACCAAACACATCTGCAAATACCTCTGGAG ATACCACAGGAATCAAAT GTCAATACAGCCTAATGGAGAGTGTGAACAAAACAACAGTCCATATCCAAGGCTCTGAGAACCAAAATTACACAATCAGGATAAAGGAGAAGCAGACTGAGATCCATGTCCAAGAAATATTTAACAAAACTGCCTTTGATATACTGTTTGATGGGTTAAAACCATGCACTGTGTACAGCATCATTGTAGATGGCTGCGAATCCAATGGAAACAAGACTTTTATTTCTAGTA AAAATGGAGAAACGGTTCCAGTAACAGTTGTGAAGAATGTGACAGAGAATAAAGTGTGTTTGGAAGGACAGTTCAATGGTATTAAATGGAATCTGACTGAATGTGTTGAAATAACTGAGCACAACTCTTGCGCATCCAAACACACCATTAAACTGGACCAGTGTACCTACACAATGAATGTTGAATTGCCCCCAG TCAAACCTAAAATACGGTTCAATGCAACTATTCCCTCCAAGTTTGAATGGACtaataaaccagaaaaatgtaaagcttTGCTTAACATCAGTTGCACCCTTGACC aatggaaaaaaacGTATGCTTTAAATGACAGTGTGTCATTATTACCCCAACAAAAGTACAACTGCACTGGAGAATACCCTTATAAGAACTACTCCATTAAGAGTAATTCTCTCTCCATTAACATACAATGTG ATTTGAAAAAGAATGCAAGAATTATAGATGTAGCCTACAACTCCTTTATTATATCCTGGAATGCACCAGAGAAAGATAACTGTTCAAATATTATTTGGAGTAATTATTTAGTCGCTTGTGAAACCAATGAAAAAG TGGAATGTACACAAGAAAAAGGTGACAGCACAAACTGcacttttaaagatttaaaaccATTTACCTACTATACATGTGTAATTACTGCACAGCATGATGGCCATCAGTACACCATTTTCTCAGAGGGACATAAAACATTGTCTGCCA AGCCCAAATTGAATGCATTTACAATACAAAAGACTTCTCACAAttctattaatataaaatgtaatgatatcATAAATAACTGGAATGGAGACCCTGGCCTTTTTGAAGCCGTAATCAAATACAACGGAATTCCTGTAACGCATCCTGAAAAACCAAAGAAATCTTGCCGGTTTTCATTCTCAGATCTTCACTACCTTACCACCTATGATATTGAG GTTAAAGCCACAAATGATCAAGGACATTCGACTGTCATTCATGAAACCTTTACTACTAACT ACAACGACAAGGCTGTCATTGGTATCCTGGTTTTCCTGATTATTGTGACATCAATTGCGTTGCTCTTTGTGCTGTTCAAATTGTACCTTCTCAGAAAAAAGCG GAACGCTGAGGATGAACAGATTCTCCTTACAC CTGCACCCCTGCGCAGAGTTGAGCCCATCCCAGCCGCCGGTTTAGTGGAGGCGTACAAGAACAAGATCGCTGATGAGGGCCGTCTGTTTATGGATGAGTTTCAG AGCATTCCCCGGATTTTCTCCAATTACACCATCAAAGAAGCCAAGAAACCGGACAACCAGTACAAGAACCGCTACGTTGACATTCTGCCCT ATGACTATAATCGGGTAACTCTCTCAACCGGAGGTGAAGACAACTACATCAACGCCAGCTTTATCGAG GGATATCGAGAGGCAAAGAAATACATTGCAGCCCAAG GACCCAAGGATGAGACGGTGGTTGATTTCTGGCGGATGGTTTGGGAGCAAAAGTCATCTATTATTGTCATGGTCACTCGCTGTGAGGAAGGAAACAAG ATCAAATGTGCTCAGTACTGGCCGTCTCCGGACAGAGAGGCTGAGATCTTTGATGAATTCGTAGTGCAACTCCGATCTGAGGAACACTGTCCTGATTACATTATTCGCCGTCTGATCCTGACCAAT aagcaAGAGAAGGCATCAGAAAGAGAGGTCACTCATATCCAGTTCATCAGCTGGCCGGACCATGGTGTGCCGGGAGACCCCAGCCTGCTTCTGAAGCTCAGGAGAAGAGTCAACTCCTTCAAGAACTTCTTCAGTGGCCCCGTGGTGGTCCACTGCAG TGCAGGGGTCGGCCGCACAGGAACGTATATGGGCATTGATGCAATGATTGAATCTCTCGAGGCAGAAGGCAGAGTGGACATCTATGGATTCGTAGCGAAACTACGTCGCCAGCGTTGCCTCATGGTTCAAGTGgag ACCCAGTACATACTGATCCACACAGCTCTGATCGAGTACAATCAGTTTGGAGACACAGAGATCCCTCTGTCTGAATTCCACTCCGTGCTCAAGACCCTCAGGCAGAAAAACGGCAGTAACAATAGTTCGCTTGAACTGGAGTTCCAG AAACTCCCTAAATTTAAAAAATGGAGAACAAATAACACGGGAAGCAGTGAGGAGAACAAGAAGAAGAACCGCGACTCAGCTGTTATCCCAT ACGACTTTAACAGAGTCATATTTAGACTGGACATTGAGGGCAACCAGACCAGTGACCCCGAGGATGAGGACGAGTATACATCAGACGAGGAAGATGAATCAGACGAATACATCAACGCCTCATTCATTGAT GGCTACTGGTGTAATAAGAGTCTGATCGCAGCACAGGGGCCTTTACCAAACACCGTGGAAGAGTTTCTGCTCATGCTGTACCAGCAACAAACTAAAACACTGGTCATGCTCACAGACTGCCAGGAGGACGGCAAG GACTTCTGTTTCCAGTATTGGGGAGATGAAAAGAAAACGTATGGAGACATGGAGATTGAGGTAAAAAAGACCGAATCCTTCCCAACGTACGTGAGACGGCATCTGGAGATCCAGTCCTTGAAG AAGAAAGAGGTCCTGGAGGTGGATCAGTACCAGTTCCTGAAATGGAAAGGCCGTGAGCTCCCGGAAGACCCTCAGGAGTTGATCGAGATGGCACGGATCATCCGAGAGAACGGCAAATACGACAACAGCAAGATGAACCGGAATGTGCCCATAGTGGTGCACTGCCA CAACGGCTCATCCCGTACCGGAATCTTCTGTGCCTTGTGGAATCTCCTGGACAGCGCCTACACGGAGAAGCTGGTGGACGTCTTACAAGTGGTCAAAAACCTGCGCAAGATGAGGCAGGGGATTGTGGAAACAATC GAGCAGTATCAGTTCCTCTACGCGGCTCTGGAGGGCGCTTTCCCGGTGCAGAACGGTGCCGTGAAGACGCCCTCCGCGAAGGACACCGCGCAGGTCATCAACGAAACGACGGCGCTCCTCACCGAGCCCAACAGCACTTCCGGTGCTGACCAGAAGGAGGCGGGAGAGAGCAGTGAGCGGGAGGCCAAGGAGAGCAGCACTGCTGAGGCTCCACCAGCAGAGGGAGACCGAGAGAAACCCTCACCCGAGGCCCAGACCAACGGCCCTGCTGGAGGAGACGATTAA
- the ptprc gene encoding receptor-type tyrosine-protein phosphatase C isoform X35 has protein sequence MARFFALGPLVLVLCLVLSSSPSPTHMTPQDTESKETDAGKNGADAGKNGADTTGIKCQYSLMESVNKTTVHIQGSENQNYTIRIKEKQTEIHVQEIFNKTAFDILFDGLKPCTVYSIIVDGCESNGNKTFISSKNGETVPVTVVKNVTENKVCLEGQFNGIKWNLTECVEITEHNSCASKHTIKLDQCTYTMNVELPPVKPKIRFNATIPSKFEWTNKPEKCKALLNISCTLDQWKKTYALNDSVSLLPQQKYNCTGEYPYKNYSIKSNSLSINIQCDLKKNARIIDVAYNSFIISWNAPEKDNCSNIIWSNYLVACETNEKVECTQEKGDSTNCTFKDLKPFTYYTCVITAQHDGHQYTIFSEGHKTLSAKPKLNAFTIQKTSHNSINIKCNDIINNWNGDPGLFEAVIKYNGIPVTHPEKPKKSCRFSFSDLHYLTTYDIEVKATNDQGHSTVIHETFTTNYNDKAVIGILVFLIIVTSIALLFVLFKLYLLRKKRNAEDEQILLTPAPLRRVEPIPAAGLVEAYKNKIADEGRLFMDEFQSIPRIFSNYTIKEAKKPDNQYKNRYVDILPYDYNRVTLSTGGEDNYINASFIEGYREAKKYIAAQGPKDETVVDFWRMVWEQKSSIIVMVTRCEEGNKIKCAQYWPSPDREAEIFDEFVVQLRSEEHCPDYIIRRLILTNKQEKASEREVTHIQFISWPDHGVPGDPSLLLKLRRRVNSFKNFFSGPVVVHCSAGVGRTGTYMGIDAMIESLEAEGRVDIYGFVAKLRRQRCLMVQVETQYILIHTALIEYNQFGDTEIPLSEFHSVLKTLRQKNGSNNSSLELEFQKLPKFKKWRTNNTGSSEENKKKNRDSAVIPYDFNRVIFRLDIEGNQTSDPEDEDEYTSDEEDESDEYINASFIDGYWCNKSLIAAQGPLPNTVEEFLLMLYQQQTKTLVMLTDCQEDGKDFCFQYWGDEKKTYGDMEIEVKKTESFPTYVRRHLEIQSLKKKEVLEVDQYQFLKWKGRELPEDPQELIEMARIIRENGKYDNSKMNRNVPIVVHCHNGSSRTGIFCALWNLLDSAYTEKLVDVLQVVKNLRKMRQGIVETIEQYQFLYAALEGAFPVQNGAVKTPSAKDTAQVINETTALLTEPNSTSGADQKEAGESSEREAKESSTAEAPPAEGDREKPSPEAQTNGPAGGDD, from the exons ATGCAGGAAAGAATGGTGCTG ATACCACAGGAATCAAAT GTCAATACAGCCTAATGGAGAGTGTGAACAAAACAACAGTCCATATCCAAGGCTCTGAGAACCAAAATTACACAATCAGGATAAAGGAGAAGCAGACTGAGATCCATGTCCAAGAAATATTTAACAAAACTGCCTTTGATATACTGTTTGATGGGTTAAAACCATGCACTGTGTACAGCATCATTGTAGATGGCTGCGAATCCAATGGAAACAAGACTTTTATTTCTAGTA AAAATGGAGAAACGGTTCCAGTAACAGTTGTGAAGAATGTGACAGAGAATAAAGTGTGTTTGGAAGGACAGTTCAATGGTATTAAATGGAATCTGACTGAATGTGTTGAAATAACTGAGCACAACTCTTGCGCATCCAAACACACCATTAAACTGGACCAGTGTACCTACACAATGAATGTTGAATTGCCCCCAG TCAAACCTAAAATACGGTTCAATGCAACTATTCCCTCCAAGTTTGAATGGACtaataaaccagaaaaatgtaaagcttTGCTTAACATCAGTTGCACCCTTGACC aatggaaaaaaacGTATGCTTTAAATGACAGTGTGTCATTATTACCCCAACAAAAGTACAACTGCACTGGAGAATACCCTTATAAGAACTACTCCATTAAGAGTAATTCTCTCTCCATTAACATACAATGTG ATTTGAAAAAGAATGCAAGAATTATAGATGTAGCCTACAACTCCTTTATTATATCCTGGAATGCACCAGAGAAAGATAACTGTTCAAATATTATTTGGAGTAATTATTTAGTCGCTTGTGAAACCAATGAAAAAG TGGAATGTACACAAGAAAAAGGTGACAGCACAAACTGcacttttaaagatttaaaaccATTTACCTACTATACATGTGTAATTACTGCACAGCATGATGGCCATCAGTACACCATTTTCTCAGAGGGACATAAAACATTGTCTGCCA AGCCCAAATTGAATGCATTTACAATACAAAAGACTTCTCACAAttctattaatataaaatgtaatgatatcATAAATAACTGGAATGGAGACCCTGGCCTTTTTGAAGCCGTAATCAAATACAACGGAATTCCTGTAACGCATCCTGAAAAACCAAAGAAATCTTGCCGGTTTTCATTCTCAGATCTTCACTACCTTACCACCTATGATATTGAG GTTAAAGCCACAAATGATCAAGGACATTCGACTGTCATTCATGAAACCTTTACTACTAACT ACAACGACAAGGCTGTCATTGGTATCCTGGTTTTCCTGATTATTGTGACATCAATTGCGTTGCTCTTTGTGCTGTTCAAATTGTACCTTCTCAGAAAAAAGCG GAACGCTGAGGATGAACAGATTCTCCTTACAC CTGCACCCCTGCGCAGAGTTGAGCCCATCCCAGCCGCCGGTTTAGTGGAGGCGTACAAGAACAAGATCGCTGATGAGGGCCGTCTGTTTATGGATGAGTTTCAG AGCATTCCCCGGATTTTCTCCAATTACACCATCAAAGAAGCCAAGAAACCGGACAACCAGTACAAGAACCGCTACGTTGACATTCTGCCCT ATGACTATAATCGGGTAACTCTCTCAACCGGAGGTGAAGACAACTACATCAACGCCAGCTTTATCGAG GGATATCGAGAGGCAAAGAAATACATTGCAGCCCAAG GACCCAAGGATGAGACGGTGGTTGATTTCTGGCGGATGGTTTGGGAGCAAAAGTCATCTATTATTGTCATGGTCACTCGCTGTGAGGAAGGAAACAAG ATCAAATGTGCTCAGTACTGGCCGTCTCCGGACAGAGAGGCTGAGATCTTTGATGAATTCGTAGTGCAACTCCGATCTGAGGAACACTGTCCTGATTACATTATTCGCCGTCTGATCCTGACCAAT aagcaAGAGAAGGCATCAGAAAGAGAGGTCACTCATATCCAGTTCATCAGCTGGCCGGACCATGGTGTGCCGGGAGACCCCAGCCTGCTTCTGAAGCTCAGGAGAAGAGTCAACTCCTTCAAGAACTTCTTCAGTGGCCCCGTGGTGGTCCACTGCAG TGCAGGGGTCGGCCGCACAGGAACGTATATGGGCATTGATGCAATGATTGAATCTCTCGAGGCAGAAGGCAGAGTGGACATCTATGGATTCGTAGCGAAACTACGTCGCCAGCGTTGCCTCATGGTTCAAGTGgag ACCCAGTACATACTGATCCACACAGCTCTGATCGAGTACAATCAGTTTGGAGACACAGAGATCCCTCTGTCTGAATTCCACTCCGTGCTCAAGACCCTCAGGCAGAAAAACGGCAGTAACAATAGTTCGCTTGAACTGGAGTTCCAG AAACTCCCTAAATTTAAAAAATGGAGAACAAATAACACGGGAAGCAGTGAGGAGAACAAGAAGAAGAACCGCGACTCAGCTGTTATCCCAT ACGACTTTAACAGAGTCATATTTAGACTGGACATTGAGGGCAACCAGACCAGTGACCCCGAGGATGAGGACGAGTATACATCAGACGAGGAAGATGAATCAGACGAATACATCAACGCCTCATTCATTGAT GGCTACTGGTGTAATAAGAGTCTGATCGCAGCACAGGGGCCTTTACCAAACACCGTGGAAGAGTTTCTGCTCATGCTGTACCAGCAACAAACTAAAACACTGGTCATGCTCACAGACTGCCAGGAGGACGGCAAG GACTTCTGTTTCCAGTATTGGGGAGATGAAAAGAAAACGTATGGAGACATGGAGATTGAGGTAAAAAAGACCGAATCCTTCCCAACGTACGTGAGACGGCATCTGGAGATCCAGTCCTTGAAG AAGAAAGAGGTCCTGGAGGTGGATCAGTACCAGTTCCTGAAATGGAAAGGCCGTGAGCTCCCGGAAGACCCTCAGGAGTTGATCGAGATGGCACGGATCATCCGAGAGAACGGCAAATACGACAACAGCAAGATGAACCGGAATGTGCCCATAGTGGTGCACTGCCA CAACGGCTCATCCCGTACCGGAATCTTCTGTGCCTTGTGGAATCTCCTGGACAGCGCCTACACGGAGAAGCTGGTGGACGTCTTACAAGTGGTCAAAAACCTGCGCAAGATGAGGCAGGGGATTGTGGAAACAATC GAGCAGTATCAGTTCCTCTACGCGGCTCTGGAGGGCGCTTTCCCGGTGCAGAACGGTGCCGTGAAGACGCCCTCCGCGAAGGACACCGCGCAGGTCATCAACGAAACGACGGCGCTCCTCACCGAGCCCAACAGCACTTCCGGTGCTGACCAGAAGGAGGCGGGAGAGAGCAGTGAGCGGGAGGCCAAGGAGAGCAGCACTGCTGAGGCTCCACCAGCAGAGGGAGACCGAGAGAAACCCTCACCCGAGGCCCAGACCAACGGCCCTGCTGGAGGAGACGATTAA